One window of Cyanobacteriota bacterium genomic DNA carries:
- the dapF gene encoding diaminopimelate epimerase, with translation MEGLAEEKYKQGTSYLMPFEKMHGLGNDFVIVNASHLPTDSNVDYETALTRKICDRNRGIGADGLIIIDQVKESEHAIRSWRFYNSDGTIAEMCGNGVRCAAKYIYEHGLSGEETSFKLETLAGDIGLELLDNEMVRVDMGAARSIEEGLSLLLDDLGILPEKAHMQGLRNSDQAELTEPSMMTGQDERNAADGSLQVRFDYDFISMGNPHAITFVEDIEAVKAHGPEIETHKNFPQKTNVEFAQIISPTKIKLVVWERGCGFTEACGTGACATVVSAVLRGHVQKDTDIEVELPGGTLVIRWDSVAETIFMTGAAELSFIGYHNIVLLKP, from the coding sequence GCTACTTAATGCCATTTGAAAAAATGCATGGATTGGGCAATGATTTTGTCATTGTTAACGCTAGTCACTTGCCTACTGACTCTAATGTCGATTACGAGACTGCTTTGACGCGTAAGATCTGTGATCGCAATCGTGGTATTGGTGCTGATGGTTTGATAATTATTGATCAAGTTAAAGAATCTGAACATGCTATTCGCTCTTGGAGATTCTATAACTCTGATGGGACTATCGCTGAGATGTGCGGCAATGGTGTGCGTTGCGCTGCAAAATATATTTATGAACATGGGCTTAGTGGCGAAGAGACTAGTTTTAAGTTAGAGACTTTGGCTGGTGATATTGGACTTGAGTTACTTGATAATGAGATGGTCAGAGTTGATATGGGAGCTGCAAGGTCTATAGAGGAAGGGCTTTCGCTTTTATTGGATGACTTGGGAATCTTGCCTGAAAAGGCTCATATGCAAGGCTTGCGAAATTCTGATCAGGCTGAGTTGACTGAGCCGTCGATGATGACTGGTCAGGATGAGCGTAACGCAGCAGATGGGTCTTTGCAGGTAAGATTTGACTATGACTTTATTTCTATGGGCAATCCCCATGCAATCACTTTTGTTGAGGATATTGAAGCTGTTAAAGCTCATGGTCCAGAGATCGAGACTCATAAGAACTTCCCGCAAAAAACTAATGTAGAGTTTGCTCAAATTATTAGTCCAACCAAGATCAAGCTAGTAGTTTGGGAACGAGGTTGTGGTTTTACCGAGGCTTGCGGTACTGGTGCTTGCGCGACTGTAGTCTCTGCTGTTTTGAGAGGACATGTCCAAAAAGATACTGATATAGAAGTGGAGCTGCCTGGCGGCACTTTGGTTATTCGCTGGGATTCTGTGGCTGAGACTATCTTTATGACTGGTGCTGCTGAACTTAGTTTTATTGGTTATCACAATATAGTTCTTTTGAAACCATAA
- a CDS encoding FtsQ-type POTRA domain-containing protein, translating to MSRNLIKKILITIILIALSYGIFYLLCQKPNLSIEIHGLNLINETEIKGKLTNFDLANKALIQINPKLISKQLSQSPLIKSVKTKISLLPQRKLSIYIEETKPWAIYRDSILGEQAQVLIESKISAIKYQSDAINRLYGESHQNKSPVIELMSTRALSDAELLMLKNSSDTINNNIALIAANTINGADMYPLRLIRVNKINNVFFYSDKLKFVTGVLNDELFNRVKRLDTVIPKMIALNQKQELAYVDLSLSTDEIILGKPNQSD from the coding sequence ATGAGCCGTAACCTCATCAAAAAAATCCTCATAACAATAATCCTAATTGCTTTAAGTTACGGGATATTTTATCTGCTTTGCCAAAAGCCTAATCTCTCGATTGAGATTCATGGTCTTAATCTAATTAATGAAACAGAGATCAAAGGGAAGCTCACTAACTTTGATTTAGCAAATAAAGCCTTGATACAAATCAATCCAAAACTAATCAGCAAACAGCTTAGTCAATCACCGCTCATCAAATCAGTCAAAACCAAAATCAGTCTCCTGCCTCAACGCAAGTTATCTATCTACATTGAAGAAACCAAACCTTGGGCAATTTACAGAGACTCTATCTTGGGTGAGCAAGCTCAAGTCTTAATCGAATCCAAAATCTCTGCTATCAAATATCAATCAGACGCTATCAATCGTCTCTATGGAGAATCTCATCAAAACAAATCACCTGTCATTGAACTAATGAGCACACGAGCTCTCAGTGATGCAGAACTCTTAATGTTAAAGAACTCTAGTGACACGATTAATAACAATATTGCGTTAATCGCAGCTAACACAATCAATGGCGCCGACATGTATCCACTGCGCTTAATTAGAGTAAACAAAATCAATAATGTATTTTTCTACAGTGACAAGCTCAAGTTTGTTACAGGTGTTTTAAACGATGAGCTATTTAACAGAGTCAAACGCCTTGATACAGTAATTCCCAAGATGATAGCACTAAACCAAAAACAAGAACTTGCTTATGTCGATTTGTCTTTGAGTACTGATGAGATCATTTTGGGCAAGCCCAACCAGAGCGATTAA